From a region of the Chondrinema litorale genome:
- a CDS encoding GAF domain-containing protein, with product MSKLVKLTNSNIGALFVLDKNATSEDVLDMKGCYAYDRKKYLSQTFYLGEGLIGQAYLEKDNICLQEIPQEFSKISSGLGEIPPKNIFIVPVMDDEKVEGVIELASLEIYKPHQKELIEKVAERLASVLKNNKQSIITKSLLQESQKMTENMRASEEELRQNLEELEATQEELNRIGRESTSQMETANSRLAD from the coding sequence ATTTCTAAATTAGTAAAATTAACCAACAGCAATATAGGTGCTTTATTTGTATTAGATAAAAATGCAACTAGTGAAGATGTACTCGATATGAAAGGTTGCTATGCCTACGATCGTAAAAAGTATCTGAGTCAAACGTTTTATCTGGGTGAAGGACTAATTGGTCAGGCTTATTTGGAAAAAGACAATATCTGCTTACAAGAAATACCACAAGAGTTTTCGAAAATATCATCAGGGTTGGGGGAGATTCCTCCTAAAAATATATTTATTGTGCCAGTAATGGACGATGAAAAAGTAGAAGGCGTAATAGAGCTGGCATCTTTAGAAATCTACAAACCTCACCAAAAAGAACTGATAGAAAAAGTAGCTGAAAGATTAGCTTCTGTCCTTAAAAACAATAAGCAAAGCATAATAACAAAGAGCTTATTACAAGAATCTCAGAAGATGACGGAAAACATGAGAGCTAGCGAAGAAGAACTGAGACAAAACCTAGAAGAGTTAGAAGCTACACAAGAAGAACTTAACCGAATAGGTAGAGAAAGTACCTCACAAATGGAAACTGCAAATAGCAGACTAGCAGACTAG
- a CDS encoding RNA polymerase sigma factor translates to MKSYKEITDTELIFRFSSNDQQAFNEIFNRYWKLLYKYTFNILNDNALTEDCLQEVFTNVWVRRNELEINNLKNYLFSSVRFRAISRIRQAKFTSFNEEIIDSLVVDEEILYEVEELEETIKAAADQLTDRCKEIFLRSRFQHQSNKEIAESLNISIRTVENQLSIALKHIRNVLQNSGSLAILLLFYL, encoded by the coding sequence TTGAAGAGCTATAAAGAAATAACAGATACAGAGTTGATTTTTCGTTTTTCCAGTAACGATCAGCAAGCCTTTAATGAAATTTTTAACCGCTACTGGAAGCTGCTCTATAAATATACTTTCAATATTTTAAATGACAATGCCCTCACCGAAGACTGTTTACAAGAAGTTTTTACAAATGTTTGGGTTAGACGTAATGAGCTTGAAATTAATAATTTAAAGAACTATCTATTCTCATCTGTTAGGTTTAGAGCTATTTCAAGAATAAGACAAGCTAAATTCACTTCCTTTAATGAAGAAATAATAGATTCTTTGGTTGTAGATGAAGAAATTCTTTACGAAGTGGAAGAGCTGGAAGAAACCATTAAAGCTGCTGCTGACCAATTGACAGACCGATGTAAAGAAATCTTTTTAAGAAGTCGATTCCAACACCAAAGCAACAAAGAAATCGCTGAATCTTTGAACATCTCTATCCGAACGGTAGAAAATCAATTATCTATTGCCCTCAAACATATTAGAAACGTGCTACAAAATTCTGGTAGCTTGGCTATTCTATTGCTTTTCTATTTATAA
- a CDS encoding FecR family protein has protein sequence MTKEEFFKLSDKYQEGKCTKEEISVLNEFCERVQIQDATANWNLSDEERIKFRLYNRILKDINKEEFISEKQTFYFSPFKIAASITLLIGALFFIYKANYNNVQPNNITKATSRGQHLNITLTDGTTVELNAASSLTFPEKFEGNQRVVELKGEAFFDVKRDTSRPFIIRTSNLETTVLGTSFNINAYKSKDQTQVTVATGKVKVASTKDQSVYQILKPNQKATLNKVNNSISVASVDLDKVIAWKENILYFDNTSMQEVANTLENWYDIDIIIKDNSLNNCLISGKYKSDELSNILESLKFMQNISFEKTSEKEITLSGGNCN, from the coding sequence ATGACAAAAGAAGAGTTTTTTAAGCTTTCAGATAAATACCAAGAAGGCAAGTGTACAAAAGAAGAAATAAGTGTATTAAATGAGTTTTGCGAGCGTGTGCAAATTCAAGATGCTACTGCCAATTGGAATTTATCTGATGAAGAAAGGATAAAGTTTAGACTGTACAATAGAATTTTAAAGGATATAAATAAAGAGGAGTTTATAAGCGAAAAGCAGACTTTTTATTTTTCACCTTTCAAAATTGCTGCATCGATTACCTTGTTAATTGGCGCTTTGTTTTTCATCTATAAAGCTAATTATAACAATGTGCAGCCGAATAATATTACTAAAGCAACTTCTAGAGGGCAACACTTAAATATTACTTTAACTGATGGTACAACTGTAGAGTTAAATGCTGCAAGTTCGCTTACTTTTCCTGAGAAATTTGAGGGAAACCAGCGAGTGGTTGAGCTAAAAGGGGAAGCTTTTTTTGATGTAAAAAGAGATACTAGCAGACCATTTATAATTAGAACAAGCAATTTAGAAACAACAGTTTTAGGAACCTCTTTCAATATCAATGCCTACAAAAGTAAAGATCAAACTCAGGTGACCGTAGCGACTGGAAAAGTAAAGGTAGCAAGTACAAAAGATCAATCAGTTTATCAAATACTAAAGCCAAATCAAAAAGCTACTTTAAATAAGGTAAATAACTCAATTTCAGTTGCTTCTGTAGACTTAGATAAAGTAATAGCTTGGAAAGAAAATATCCTTTATTTCGATAATACATCGATGCAAGAAGTCGCCAATACTTTAGAAAACTGGTACGATATCGACATCATCATCAAAGATAATTCACTGAATAACTGCTTGATCAGCGGTAAATACAAAAGTGATGAACTAAGCAACATATTAGAGAGTCTCAAATTTATGCAGAACATTTCCTTTGAAAAAACCAGTGAAAAGGAGATTACATTATCTGGTGGAAACTGTAATTAA
- a CDS encoding SusC/RagA family TonB-linked outer membrane protein — protein sequence MMTKLQKQLINLSKQICYVFILQLVAIQLMVAAPSVSQSIEKVKVNVDTKNAGLIDVFSVVEKQTDFVFIYNQEVRENRSKFNFQLKEISVADLLRKIAESTALRFKQINSNITVTKKEADSTEAENTDSVIIGKVTDESTGEALVGVNVLVKGTTKGSITDVNGNFRLEASEDATLVFSFIGYETQEVSIGTRTEFNVALKASSDELSEVVIVGYGIQEKSDVTGVVNSVDSEDISEIPTTNPLQALKGKVSGLDIYNSGNEPGSSVSINIRGQRSIGADNSPLIILDGIPIIGGLNDISPNDIESIEILKDASATAIYGSRASNGVILITTKRGHDGKTVISYDGYYGVTNVIKKLDLMDGSQFAQLRREAERTASGAYPDDEDIFDNIALNSLATGDYTDWQDFTFEAGHKQNHQLSLNGGSDKLQFAASGNYFDEQGIVSSSKYERTSARLNLDYQVNDKLKFGASSFASYSKQDYTAADLFDNVLRLSPLGKPYDEDGNILFRPTSDEGQRVNPLSDIANSVDERFTTRVFASFFGEYKLAKDLTYRLNVGPDAKFYKRGYFYGSETTQSQGGTSLAGTSDSDVKSITVENMLTYNKEVGKHSFGTTLVQSYQGQVTRTSSINVNDLPYDSQGYNNLGSAGEVLNVNSNYQKWELLSYTARINYKFNDRYLFTFTARADGSSRFAEGEKWGFFPSAAVAWRLSDEPFLADVDMLSNLKLRASYGETGNTAISPYQTFSTLEESSYVFGSTGAAGFQPGTISNPNLKWETTKQLNAGIEFAFWDTRVSGSVDYYMAKTDDLLLSRSLPSSSGFTDVFENIGATENKGVDIQLSFKNITSSNNGFQWQTDLTFSKNNNKITELFGDGTDDIGNGWFIGHSINTYFDYQKVGIWQTEETDVADSYGYAPGDIKLKDVNEDGQINADDRVILGSSTPSWIGGMTNRFSYKGVALSIVFHVRQNYLIQSQWYNNNNRLAGRYNNLDVDYWTPENPTNDNPRPDVNQESVNNGSTLMYRDASFVRVRNIALSYNFPEHFINQIGLNTFRVTLTAENPLTFTSYKGFDPEFESNGERALYPSTKMYSVGIKTSF from the coding sequence ATGATGACAAAATTACAAAAACAATTGATAAATCTATCAAAACAGATATGCTATGTCTTTATTCTTCAGTTGGTTGCTATCCAGTTAATGGTAGCGGCACCATCTGTGAGCCAAAGCATAGAGAAAGTAAAAGTGAATGTAGACACCAAAAATGCAGGTCTTATCGATGTTTTTTCGGTAGTTGAAAAGCAGACCGATTTTGTATTTATCTACAATCAAGAAGTAAGAGAAAATAGATCGAAATTCAACTTCCAATTAAAAGAAATTTCAGTAGCAGACTTACTCAGAAAAATAGCTGAGTCTACCGCCCTGAGATTTAAGCAAATCAATTCGAACATTACTGTAACCAAAAAGGAAGCAGATAGCACTGAGGCAGAAAATACAGACAGTGTTATTATCGGTAAAGTAACTGATGAGAGCACAGGTGAGGCACTTGTAGGTGTAAACGTTTTGGTGAAAGGAACAACCAAAGGAAGTATTACGGATGTAAATGGCAATTTTAGATTAGAAGCTAGCGAAGATGCCACTTTAGTTTTTTCTTTTATCGGTTATGAAACGCAGGAAGTTTCTATAGGTACTCGTACTGAGTTTAATGTCGCTTTAAAAGCAAGCTCAGATGAACTTTCTGAAGTAGTAATTGTGGGTTATGGTATTCAAGAAAAGTCTGATGTAACAGGTGTGGTAAACTCTGTTGACAGCGAAGATATTTCTGAAATTCCGACAACGAACCCTTTACAAGCTTTAAAAGGTAAAGTTTCTGGCTTAGATATTTATAATAGTGGTAATGAGCCGGGTTCTTCAGTTTCTATTAATATTAGAGGTCAGCGTTCAATTGGAGCAGATAACTCACCACTTATCATTTTAGATGGTATTCCAATTATCGGTGGATTGAATGACATTAGCCCGAATGATATTGAGTCTATCGAGATTTTGAAAGATGCCTCAGCAACAGCTATTTATGGTTCTAGAGCTTCAAATGGTGTAATTCTAATTACTACCAAAAGAGGTCACGATGGTAAAACGGTTATTTCTTACGATGGCTACTATGGCGTAACCAATGTGATTAAGAAATTAGACTTAATGGATGGTTCTCAATTTGCTCAACTAAGAAGAGAAGCAGAGCGAACAGCTTCTGGCGCTTATCCAGATGACGAAGATATTTTTGATAACATCGCCTTAAATTCTTTAGCAACAGGTGATTATACAGATTGGCAAGATTTCACTTTTGAAGCGGGTCACAAACAAAATCACCAACTTTCTTTAAATGGTGGAAGTGATAAATTGCAGTTTGCAGCTTCTGGTAATTACTTCGATGAGCAAGGTATTGTTAGCTCTTCTAAATACGAAAGAACTTCTGCCAGACTTAACCTCGATTATCAAGTAAATGATAAGTTAAAATTTGGAGCATCTTCATTTGCGAGTTATTCTAAGCAAGATTACACAGCAGCAGATTTGTTTGATAATGTGTTGAGATTAAGTCCGCTCGGAAAACCTTATGATGAAGATGGGAATATATTATTCCGCCCAACTTCAGACGAAGGACAAAGAGTAAACCCGCTTTCAGATATTGCCAATTCTGTTGATGAAAGATTTACAACGAGAGTTTTTGCTAGCTTCTTCGGTGAATACAAACTAGCGAAAGATTTAACTTATCGCTTAAATGTTGGACCAGATGCTAAGTTTTATAAAAGAGGTTATTTCTATGGAAGTGAAACCACACAGTCTCAAGGAGGTACTTCTTTGGCAGGAACCAGCGATTCAGATGTGAAATCGATCACCGTTGAAAACATGTTGACGTACAACAAAGAAGTTGGCAAACATTCATTTGGAACTACATTGGTTCAAAGTTATCAGGGACAAGTTACCAGAACTTCTTCTATCAATGTAAATGACTTACCATACGATTCTCAAGGATATAATAATTTAGGCTCTGCAGGTGAAGTGTTAAATGTAAATTCAAACTATCAGAAATGGGAGTTGCTTTCTTACACAGCCAGAATCAACTATAAGTTTAACGATAGATATTTATTCACCTTTACTGCGCGTGCAGATGGTTCATCGAGATTTGCAGAAGGTGAAAAATGGGGCTTTTTCCCATCGGCAGCAGTTGCTTGGAGATTATCAGACGAGCCATTCTTAGCTGATGTAGACATGCTAAGCAATTTAAAACTAAGAGCTAGTTACGGTGAAACTGGTAATACTGCGATCTCTCCTTATCAAACATTTAGTACATTAGAAGAGAGCTCTTATGTGTTTGGCTCAACTGGCGCAGCAGGTTTCCAACCGGGAACAATCTCTAACCCGAATCTTAAATGGGAAACCACAAAACAGTTAAATGCAGGTATCGAGTTTGCTTTTTGGGATACTAGAGTAAGCGGTTCAGTGGATTATTACATGGCAAAAACAGACGATTTACTTTTATCTCGCAGCTTACCTTCTAGCTCAGGTTTTACAGATGTTTTTGAGAATATCGGAGCAACAGAAAACAAAGGGGTGGATATTCAACTTTCATTCAAAAACATCACTTCTTCGAACAATGGTTTCCAATGGCAAACCGATCTTACATTCTCTAAAAACAATAATAAAATTACCGAGCTCTTTGGTGATGGAACAGATGATATTGGTAACGGTTGGTTTATTGGGCATTCAATCAACACTTATTTCGATTACCAGAAAGTGGGGATTTGGCAAACAGAAGAGACTGACGTAGCAGATTCTTACGGTTATGCTCCGGGTGATATTAAGTTGAAAGACGTAAACGAAGATGGACAAATCAACGCAGATGATCGCGTAATCTTAGGTTCTTCAACACCTTCGTGGATTGGAGGTATGACCAACCGTTTCTCTTACAAAGGTGTAGCGCTTTCAATCGTTTTCCATGTTCGCCAAAACTATTTGATTCAGTCTCAATGGTATAATAACAATAACCGATTGGCAGGTAGATACAACAACTTGGATGTAGATTACTGGACTCCAGAAAACCCAACCAACGATAATCCAAGACCAGATGTAAATCAAGAAAGTGTAAACAATGGCTCTACTTTGATGTACAGAGACGCAAGTTTTGTGAGAGT
- a CDS encoding glycoside hydrolase family 20 protein: protein MKIKPIFYFTSLFLLLLGACTSDKESTFSESDINIIPQPNAIKLNSGSFTFDEQTQLVIIDTVYQELANVIAAPFQQAAGFDLRVASEKPATNYIVFETSSELPAENYTLDVTSDHITLAASDFNGFLYGLESIIQLLPLQINSTSKVNNANWVIPNVSIQDGPQFKWRGLMLDVSRHFFKKEYVLKTIDRLAFHKLNKLHLHLVDDQGWRIEIKKYPKLTEIGAYRVDQEDAAWNARRKPELGEKATFGGFYTQEDIKEIVAYAQTKGVEVIPEIEMPAHVMSAIASYPELSCKGEPIMVPSGGVWPITDIFCPGKESTFEFLENVFEEIIPLFPSQYIHAGGDEATKTNWETCPHCQKRIKEEGLESVEELQSYFMERMEKYIVSKGKKMIGWDEILEGGLAPEATVMSWRGFEGGWEASEQGHDVIMTPTSYCYFDYYQGPQDSEPEAFNAYLPLSRVYQFSPVLDSMSAEQKKHILGGQANLWSEFIPTSSHSEYMIYPRIAALSEALWTNADKRDWLDFTKRIQTQFERYEYAGINYAKSAYAVMAEDSVSMDDKQIILELKTEIPNTDIRYTLDGSELDENALKYSVPIVLSKTADVKAAAYKENKVYGAIFQQSYNFHKAFGKQVTYNTDLHKSYKGTPYTLVDGVNGSLDFHDGKWQGWLRNDMDITIDLGEATDVSEINVRSLESQGSGIYFPSGAKAFLSVDGNEYHEVASVENPAKKNPGRSFKNFKLDFEPEKVRFVKVIVSNPGQFIFLDEVQVN, encoded by the coding sequence ATGAAAATCAAACCTATCTTCTATTTTACTTCACTTTTCTTATTGCTTTTGGGAGCATGCACTTCTGATAAGGAATCTACTTTTTCTGAAAGTGACATCAATATTATACCTCAGCCTAATGCTATTAAACTGAATAGTGGGAGTTTTACGTTCGATGAGCAAACTCAATTAGTAATTATCGATACTGTATACCAAGAACTTGCAAATGTAATCGCAGCACCTTTCCAACAAGCTGCCGGATTTGATTTAAGAGTAGCTAGTGAAAAACCTGCAACTAACTATATAGTATTTGAGACTTCTAGCGAATTGCCTGCTGAAAATTATACTTTAGACGTAACGTCAGATCACATCACTTTAGCGGCATCTGATTTTAACGGTTTTTTATATGGCCTAGAAAGCATTATACAATTACTTCCTCTTCAAATAAACAGTACTAGCAAAGTAAATAATGCAAACTGGGTAATTCCAAATGTATCGATCCAAGACGGCCCTCAATTTAAATGGAGAGGTTTGATGTTAGATGTGTCTCGTCATTTCTTTAAAAAAGAATATGTATTAAAAACCATCGATAGACTTGCCTTTCACAAATTGAATAAATTACACCTTCATTTGGTAGATGACCAAGGTTGGAGAATAGAAATAAAAAAATATCCAAAACTCACAGAAATTGGAGCATATAGAGTAGATCAGGAAGATGCTGCTTGGAATGCCAGAAGAAAACCAGAACTTGGTGAGAAAGCGACTTTTGGTGGTTTTTATACGCAAGAAGATATTAAAGAAATTGTAGCTTACGCACAAACAAAAGGTGTTGAAGTAATTCCTGAGATTGAAATGCCTGCACACGTAATGAGTGCCATTGCATCTTATCCCGAACTATCTTGCAAGGGTGAACCTATAATGGTACCATCTGGTGGTGTATGGCCAATTACAGATATTTTTTGCCCTGGAAAAGAAAGCACTTTTGAATTTCTAGAAAATGTATTTGAGGAAATTATCCCTTTGTTTCCATCGCAATATATACATGCAGGTGGAGATGAAGCTACCAAAACCAATTGGGAAACTTGCCCTCATTGCCAAAAGAGAATTAAAGAAGAAGGATTGGAGAGTGTAGAAGAATTACAAAGCTACTTTATGGAGCGAATGGAGAAATATATCGTTTCTAAAGGTAAAAAAATGATTGGTTGGGATGAGATTTTAGAAGGTGGTTTGGCACCAGAAGCAACAGTTATGAGTTGGAGAGGATTTGAAGGTGGTTGGGAAGCTTCTGAGCAAGGCCATGATGTAATTATGACTCCAACATCCTATTGCTATTTTGATTACTATCAAGGTCCGCAAGATAGTGAGCCTGAAGCATTTAATGCCTACCTCCCTCTTAGCAGAGTTTACCAGTTTAGCCCCGTTTTAGATAGTATGAGTGCTGAGCAGAAAAAACATATTTTGGGCGGACAAGCAAATTTATGGTCTGAGTTTATTCCAACATCATCTCACTCAGAATACATGATTTACCCAAGAATTGCCGCTCTTTCTGAAGCTTTATGGACAAATGCTGACAAACGCGATTGGTTAGATTTTACAAAGCGAATACAAACTCAGTTTGAGCGATACGAGTATGCAGGTATTAATTATGCAAAAAGTGCTTATGCTGTTATGGCTGAGGATAGTGTAAGTATGGATGATAAGCAGATCATATTAGAACTTAAAACAGAGATTCCTAATACCGACATTCGCTATACCTTAGATGGCTCAGAATTAGATGAAAATGCACTAAAATATTCAGTTCCAATTGTATTAAGTAAAACTGCTGATGTAAAAGCAGCCGCTTATAAAGAAAACAAGGTATATGGAGCTATTTTTCAGCAATCTTATAACTTTCATAAGGCATTTGGTAAACAAGTAACTTACAATACTGATTTACATAAATCTTATAAAGGAACACCATATACTTTGGTTGATGGGGTAAATGGAAGTTTAGATTTCCATGATGGTAAATGGCAAGGTTGGCTCAGAAATGACATGGATATCACCATCGATTTGGGAGAAGCCACAGACGTTAGTGAAATAAATGTGAGAAGTTTAGAAAGCCAAGGATCTGGTATTTATTTCCCATCTGGTGCAAAAGCATTTTTATCTGTAGATGGTAACGAATACCACGAGGTTGCTTCTGTAGAGAATCCTGCAAAGAAAAACCCGGGTAGAAGTTTCAAAAACTTTAAGTTAGATTTTGAACCTGAAAAAGTACGATTTGTAAAAGTGATTGTAAGTAATCCTGGACAGTTTATCTTTCTAGACGAAGTACAAGTCAATTAG